The following coding sequences lie in one Cryptococcus tetragattii IND107 chromosome 7, whole genome shotgun sequence genomic window:
- a CDS encoding translation elongation factor Tu — MLRNALQSRLSSTLRTAELRAARPVAGPSVLAARTFVSRPLPSPRFRAAVLTPRCQPTRGYAAESGGKFTRSKPHFKYVRVYVCIAYILASVPSAMSTTGGGKFMDYSQIDKAPEEKARGITISTAHVEYETPNRHYAHIDCPDIKNMITGAAQLDGAIIVVSATDGQMPQTREHLLLARQVGIKKLVVFINKVDQVDDPEMLELVEMEMRELLGQYGFDGEETPIVMGSALAALEGRDPERGAKKIQELMEKADEWLDVPSPFLDGSEVEIVGLGAPIKTTLTGIAGDNMGALLRGIKREQVRRGQVLVQPGSIKSVKKFKAQIYEEGGRYTPFMANYRPQLFIRTTDVTCALTFPEGTEGAHEKLVMPGDNVEMIGDLVHDIALEPGSRFTLREGGKTIGTGIVSEIYE; from the exons ATGCTCAGAAACGCCCTTCAGAGTCgtctctcctccactctccGCACCGCTGAGCTTAGGG CTGCCAGGCCCGTGGCTGGTCCCTCGGTCCTCGCTGCTAGGACATTTGTCTCAAGgccccttccctctcctcgtTTCCGAGCTGCTGTCTTGACCCCAAGATGTCAACCCACTCGTGGCTACGCTGCCGAATCTGGTGGCAAATTCACCAGATCCAAGCCTCATTTCAAGTACGTTCGCGTATATGTGTGCATTGCTTACATTCTAGCATCGGTACCATCGGCCATGTCGACCACG GGCGGTGGTAAATTTATGGACTACAGCCAGATCGACAAAGCACCTGAGGAGAAAGCTCGAGGTATCACCATTAGCACTGCC CATGTTGAGTACGAGACCCCCAACAGGCACTATGCGCACATCGACTGTCCTG ACATCAAAAATATGATTACTGGTGCCGCCCAGCTTGACGGTGCTATCATTGTCGTCTCTGCTACTGATGGCCAAATGCCCCAGACCCGtgagcatcttcttcttgcccgACAAGTTGGCATCAAGAAGTTGGTTGTCTTTATCAACAAGGTCGACCAAGTCGACGACCCTGAAATGCTCGAGTtggttgagatggaaatgagaGAATTGCTAGGCCAGTACGGCTTtgatggggaggagacTCCTATCGTCATGGGATCCGCTCTTGCTGCTCTCGAAGGCCGCGACCCTGAGCGAGGTGCGAAAAAGATTCAGGAGCTCATGGAGAAGGCGGATGAATGGCTTGACGTCCCTTCTC CCTTTCTTGAT GGTTCCGAAGTTGAGATCGTTGGTCTCGGTGCACCTATCAAGACTACTCTCACTGGCATTG CTGGTGACAACATGGGTGCCCTCCTTCGTGGTATCAAGCGAGAGCAGGTCCGACGAGGTCAAGTTTTGGTGCAACCTGGCTCTATCAAGAGTGTTAAGAAGTTCAAGGCGCAAATTTAT gaggaaggtggtcGTTACACCCCTTTTATGGCTAACTACCGACCTCAGCTTTTCATCCGTACTACCGACGTAACTTGTGCCCTCACTTTCCCGGAGGGCACCGAGGGCGCTCATGAAAAGCTCGTCATGCCTGGTGACAATGTTGAGATGATTGGTGACCTTGTGCATGACATCGCTCTTGAGCCCGGATCGCGTTTCACCTTGCGAGAGGGCGGTAAGACTATCGGTACTGGTATTGTTTCAGAGATCTACGAGTAA